The Desulfobacterales bacterium DNA segment CTTCTCAGCGCCTTGATGACAGAAAACTTTTCAATTTTTTCTTCAACCTTTGCTTTACGCCTGATTCCGGCGGTATCAATCAGAAGATAGGCCTTTGCGCTCGTTTCGGCAATGGAGTTTATGGAATCGCGGGTCGTGCCGGGGATATCACTGACCAGCATCCGGTTTTCTCCCAGAATGCGGTTGATGAGGGACGATTTTCCGACATTGGGCTTTCCGACCACCGCCAGTTTGATCATTTCTGCGGTGTCTTCAGGTTCAGATTTACGAAACGACAGGACCATGATGTCCAGAAAGTCTGACAAACCGTAGCCGTGTTCTGCAGAAACAGGGTATAAGGGCTCGATCCCCATCTGATAGAAATCATACAGGTTGACTTCATGCTGTATATCGTCAATTTTATTGACGATATAAAAAACCGGTTTGTCAACGCCCCTGAGCATGGCAATCAGATCGGTATCGAAGGGTGAAATGCCGGATTTACCATCCAGTACCAGAACGATCGCATCCGCATTCTCTATGGCCTGATGGACCTGATCGCGAATCTGCGATGCGAAGGTGTCCTCGTCGTTGCTGATGAATCCCCCGGTATCCACCACGGTAAACTCAATTTCGTTCCAGGTGGCATTTCCATAATGCCGGTCCCGGGTAACACCCGGCAAATTATCCACCAGAGCGTCTTTGGTTCGGGTGATCCGATTAAACAGTGTTGATTTGCCTACATTGGGACGGCCGATGAATGCAATAATTGGTTTCATTGTTTTTGCTTTACATTATAAGTAACATAATAAGTAACATATGGTTTGTCCCTGATGCTATCGTATCAGGTCCTAACGAAAAAAATTCGGTGAAGAATCAGGAATAAAGAATGATATCGAAAAGTTATATTTTTCCGGGGAAATTCTTTGATTTTAGCGCATGACGGAAATTGATTGTTGGTCAGAAATCAAAATTTTTGCCGGAAGTTAGTTTTAAAATCAGTTCTGATATACATGATTCACGGTTTGATTGTCAAACGGCAGTTTGGTCGCTGAGGGGGTAAAAAAATAAAAGCAGGAGCCGTACGACAGGCTCCTGCTTATTGAATAGTTTGTATTTTTTTATCAGATATCGACAAACGGCTGCGATTGCATGTGTTACATGCGGATTTTTCTTGCCAGAAGATCCCAGTCATCATCGACCATATGCTGAATCTGATTGATATCGTCCTGCGTTAAATGCTTATATCGACCCTGGATCGACAGGTAATCGGCTACCGGAAGGTGCCCTTCATAGTTCAGGGTGTAATGCTTTCCGTCTTCTACTTCATACAGCGGAAATACATTCGTCTGCGATGCCAGTCGAGCCACTTTGATGGATTTTTCGGAAGGAACGCGCCATCCGGTGGGGCAGCTTGAAAAAACATGGAGCAGTCTGAAGCCCCCCTTCATCTCTTTGGCCTTTTTAAATTTTCTGATCATGTCTTCCGGGAAGGCGATGTTGGTCGTTGCCGCATACGGTACCCGGTGTGCGGCCATGGCTTCCACAAGATTTTTTTTGCGTGATTGCTTCCAGTCCTTGCCCGGAGTCGTGGTGGTCCATGCACCGTAAGGCGTTGCGGAACTTCGCTGGATGCCGGTATTCATATAGGCTTCATTATCATAACAGACATATATCATGTTTTCATTTCGTTCCGCTGCCCCGCTCAGGGACTGAAATCCGATATCAAACGTGCCGCCGTCTCCGGCCCAGGCCACCACGTTGGTTTCCGTATCGCCTTTCATATCCAGTGCTGCCCGGATGCCACTGCCCGCTGCGCCGCAGGTTTCGATAGCCGTATGAAATATGGGAACTTTTAACGCGGTATTCGGGAAAAATCCGCCGACAATCGCCCAGCAGCAGGCGGGTATGATAATGATGGTTTTATCGTCGAAGGCTTCAAATGCCAGCTTCATGGCAATGGTGGCCCCGCATCCGGGGCAGCCTACGTGTCCGGAACACATTTGGCTTGTATTGGAAATATTGAGTTGTGTCATGATTCCAGAAACTCCTGATTTAAACCGACCCATACACTTTCTTCAGCCGGGGTGGGATTGTTTTTTGTGGCCCAGTAAATTTCTTCCAGCACCTGCGGGGTGACATCCCGTCCCCCAAGTCCGGTGATATAGTTGTAGATGGAAGCGTGTCTGGGGGCGTCACAAAGGGCGGCCCGGATCTCCTGGGCAAATATACCGCTGGCGCCAAATGAAAAGTTCCGGTCAACTACGGCGGCTTTTGGAACGTTTTCAAGCGCCCGGCGAATTTGGGCAGCCGGAAACGGCCTGAACATTTTCAGCTTAAGAAGGCCGACCTTTTCTCCTTTTGCCCGCAGCGTTTCGATGACTTCACGGCAGGTGCTGGTAACGGTGCCGGTGGTGATCATGATGATGTCCGCATCCTCGCAGTGAACCGGTTCAATCAGGCCATAGCGGCGATCGAATATGGCGGCAAATTCATCTTCGACCCGACTGAAACGTGCCGGCACCTGCTCCATGGCCATCTGGATATTTTTCCGCATTTCCATGTAAAACGGCGGCGGGGTCATTTGATTCAGGGCTTTTGGGTTGTTGACATCCAGTTGAAACCGCGGCGAATAGGGTGGAAGAAACCGGTCGACCTGATCCTGATAGGGGACGTCCACCGGTTCATAGGTGTGGGAGAGAAAAAAAGCATCCAGGACCACCATGACCGGCAGATTCATGATTTCCGCCAGGCGGTATGCCTGAAGCGTTGTGTCCAGAACTTCCTGTCCGTCTTCGCAGTAGAGCTGAATCCAGCCGGTATCCCGCTGGGCCAGACTGTCAGACTGATCCATCCAGATATTCCATCCGGGTCCGAGTGCCCGGTTGACTTCCGCCATTACGATGGGCAGGCGAGCGCCTGAGGCCCAGTGAAGCATCTCGTGCATCAGTGCAAGTCCGTGGGCGGAGGTGGCGGTAAACGTTCGGACACCTGCACTCGAAGCGCCGATAACGGCGGCCATTGCCGAGTGTTCGCTTTCTACGCATATAAAGCGCGCGTCCATGGAGCCGTCTGCACAAAATTCAGACAACGCCTCCACAATATGGGTCTGTGGCGTGATGGGATAGGCTGACATGACCTGAACCCGTGCAAGGCGAACCGCTTCGGCGACGGCGTGATTTCCTTCCAGAACTTGTTTCATAAGTTTTCCTCCTCAATAACCATGGCGTTGCGCGGGCATTCCTCCACGCAGATGCCGCATCCCTTGCAGTAGTCCATATTAATGCTTCGCCCGTTTTTCCCGACGGTAACGGCTACTTCGGGGCAAAATATCCGGCAATTGTCACAGTCATTACAAATCCCGCAGTTAAAACAGCGTTGCGCTTCCTGGAGTGCAACGGGAAGGGGGAGGGTATGATCTGTTTCTTCAAAGGATTTTATTCCGTCTTTTATCGGCAGCCGTGGATGATCCGCCCTGGCAGACGGTGTAAAATAGTCCGGGTTAATTTCATTGTATGTCACGACATGAGGTGTTCTGAGTTTTCTGTCCCCTCCCAGATAGATCTCCATGGACAGGGATGCGCTGTTCCCGATCCGGCAGGTGGCAAGTTTGTCTTCAATAACATCGCGGCCGTCCTTGAACAGTATATCCAGTGCCATGGCCGCCTGCTTTCCCGAAGCCACGGCATCGGTTACGCTTTTGACCTCATTGGTTAAATCCCCCCCGTAAACGATCGGCAGATCCTGGTGGTGAATAATGCAGTGGCTCAGGTGAAGGAGGCTTTTGTCGTGTTTTCGCGGAGGAAAGCGCCATGGCTCTTGAACCTCTGAGCCGATAGCCGAGAAAATTTTCTTGAAGCGCATGGTTCTGCTTTTTTCCTGGGCAGGTATGACACGGGCTCTTCCATCCGTATCCGTATCGCTGATTTTCATTTTCTGAAGGGTCAGGACAAAGTCATCCCGGAGGGATTCGATATGGACAGGGCTGAGCAGCTCTTGAATTTGAACGCCCTCTTTGACGGCCATCTCAATTTCGTGGTCAAAGGCTGGCATGTCCTGCTTTCGCCGTCGGTAAATCAGAACCGGACGGGCACCGAGCCGGATCAGGGACCTGGCCACATCAATGGCCGAATTTCCTCCTCCGATGACCGCCACTTCGCCATGGACCGACTGAGCCGAACCGTTTCGTATATCAGAGAGAAACGCCATGCCGTCAACCGCCATATCTTCTCCGGGGATGTTCATCATCAGGCTCCGGCCATGCCCGCAGCCGATAAAGAAGGCGTCATATTTTTCTTTTGATTCGGTTAGAAATTTCCGGGTTATCGGCTGGTTGCAGATGATATTGACGCCCTGATTCCGGATTCGCTGAATTTCGTTGTTTAAAACGCCTTCAGGCAGACGGTAACCGGGTATTCCCCAGCGCAGGAGTCCGCCCGGGGATGATGTGGCTTCATAAACATCGCAGGTATATCCTAGCCGTGACAGAAACCAGGCGGCTGAGAGACCTGCAGGGCCGGCTCCGATTACGGCAATCGATTTACCGTTGGGTGGCAGATTCGTCAGGGCCGGCACTGAGCCGTCCTGAAAAGCGGTATCGGCAAGAAATCGTTCCAGGCGATTGATAGAAACGGCCTGATCCAATTCTTTCCGGTTGCAGCTGTTTTCGCACGGGTGAAAACACACCCGGCCACAAACTGCCGGAAACGGATTTTCCTGAAGAATCGTCTCCCAGGCCTGCTTGAATAATCCGCGGCTGGCGAGCATCTCAATCCGGCTGATATCTTCTCCCGCCGGGCAGGCCGTGCTGCAGGGAGCGGTCTTATTCTCATAACAGGGGCGGACAAAGCGCCAGAAACCGGTTTTGTTTTCATCGGTAAATCCGCGTGATTGCGGAATCAGCAAAGGAACTTTTTCAGATAATTCGGGTGGTGTAATCATTTTTTTCCCTTATTATATTGAAGTGATATATCCAGACGTTGTCTCCGGTTAAGATAAAGACAGTTTGGCTTTTCAGAGCGCCGCATTCTTTCCGGTAACCATTCCGTAGAGGGTCACCTGATTATACCCATCGCGGGCAGCTTCAACATTCTCGTGTGCTTTTGCCGGAATTTCGTTGAGGATGGCTTCAGATAGAACCTCCATGGACGGCATTTCGAACGTCCGGGCAAAGGCGCCCATCATGGTCGTATTGATGATGGGTTGAGTCCGTGGCCCCAGCTTGTGTTTCATAGCGATTTGATTGGCATCGATGAAAGCCAGCCGGAAACCTTCAAAGGGTTTAAGATTGTCAGGCAGTCCCGGCGCGTTAAGAAGAATCCAGCCGCCGGGTTTGAGCCCTTTGGTAACATCGAGTGTCTGAAGAAGCTTGAAATCCTGAATTACTACATGGTCGGGTGTGTAAACATTGCAGCGGAGCAGAATCTTTTTTTTGTTCAGCCTGAGGTAGGCCTCAACCGGTGCGCCCCGCCGTTCCATTCCAAAAACTGGAAAGGTCTGGACATAATATCCGGACTTGAAAAACGCTTTGGCGAGAGTGATAGAGGCCAGAACGGTTCCCTGTCCCCCACGTCCATGAAAACGTATTTCCTGCATAATTTTCTCACCTTTTTAATTCGGAACGTGAATAAAATAAAATGTAAACAATTTTGCCTGTTGTCCGGCCGGTCTTTGAGTTGAATTTTTACATACAATGCGTATGCGACCGGGCGTCGAAAAAATGATGCGCAATGGAGACGAACCGGCAGCCGGGGTGATATTTGATCAAGTTATTCTGTCCTCGTTCCCTGGTTAATAAAAATGGAATCATAAAACCTCTTTTGTAAATGGGTTCGGTTGAGTAAATAATGACTTCAATATGAATCGCAGCTATTCTCGATGAACCCGGCTGAAATATTTTACCATTCCAGAATTATGTCGGAATTATGTGCTAACCTGCTGAAACTCTTGCATGTGTCGGTAACAAAATGGAATTCTTAGATTAGGATAAAGTTTATATGGTGTCAAATGAAAATTTATAAGTATTTATCTTGAACTGGAAATAAGGTGAAATATGGAGAAAAATATGAAAATTCAGATAATTTCAGAGCAAAAAATATGGTTTTATTATTACTGAATTATGTAACTATTTCAAATAACACTTGATAAGTGTTAATTTGACTGGGCGGGCGTTCATATAATCCATAATTATAGAGATTTTTAGATGATTAACGGATTATCCGCCTTTAGAATGTCAAAAATAATTTACTTAATAAGCATGAGTTCAATCTGTGAATGCTATTTTGCAAGTAAAAAATATTAGTCATTCAGTTGGCAGGCGGTGAACTTATTTTGTCCGCCGGCTGCGTCCTGCAATCCGGTTGCATCCAACCTCTGTCAAAGCCCGAGGCGAATAGCGTTTCATTGCCCCGATACCGGCCGTTAACGCGAGGCTGACTCGGCCCCGCATAACACAAGGAAACTGTGATGAGTATATGATTAACGGCAATAAGCGCTGTTTATCCGGAAATTGAGAAGAGCAGACACCTCCGGATGAACATCGGCTGATTACGGATGATGTCAGGTAAGGATCATGGTTCAGCACTTTTTAAATCAATCGAAGCTGATGATCAAATAGCGTTTCAAGTCGAATCAGATATGATTTTTCCCTTTACTTAATTATCTGTTATTGCTAAACTTCAGAAAAATTTTTAAAAAAATCAGTTTTTGATCCTCCGAAAAGCAGTTGTAAGCGGCATCATCAGCTGAATGATGGGCATCTTGATGGAGTATGTTTCGCTGCTGACAGGACGTTGCTTTTACGGAAAACAATGCGCCGGATTTTCGTATTTCAGGGCATTGAAGATGTAGTCGAAAGCTATGAAGCAAGGGGACAGAGTAACCGAATCATAAAGCTTACAGGAGATATTTAAAGATGCACATCAGCAGAAAGTTGGGAATTTTAGTGTGTTGCGGTGTGCCGGCGATTGTCGGCGGCGGTATAGTTTATGGCATTTTTCATGATTATACTCCGGTGTTTATTTATGAAGTCCTGCTTGCATTGGGGGCATTTGGCTTTGTCCTGAGAAAGTGATATGCAAGCAGTCCGGAGCTTGTTTTGTTTGTTCTGATTAAAGGGTTCGCACAAAAATAAGTTCGCAATTTTAGGTGTCGAGACATCTGTCTGGCAAGGCACGAAATTGTACCATCCGGCTATTTCAGTTTTTCGCAACGCAGCCAGCCGGGATGCATCGGCGCCTAATGTAAAGTTGTTTTTGTGTGAGCTCTGAAGATGCGACACGCCTTTTTCCGTGAAGGAAAAGGCGTGTCGCGTCTTTAAATGGTGACAGGACATCCTCGATATTTTTTTTGAATTCAAGTCGGGCGAAAATTTTAACCGGACGCCGTTCCGTATTTTCAGGATAAAATTAAGCCGGACGCATTTGCGGATATTGACCGTTAACACTCAGACAGCAAACTGTCTATCATTATACCGCTTCCGTTTTATAATCCGATTTTAAACCCGCAATACCGCTTTTGGAACATCCGTATGACCGGAAATCCCTTGGAGTCCTTTGTTCATGACAGGTAACAATTGCTATAACATCGTTTTTGAAATACAATACCGCTGTCAGTATTTCATCAGGCGGGGTTCGGATGTGGGGGCGTTATGAAGGAAGACACTTCAGGAGAGATAATTTTGTGGTTTTTTCTGGCTCTTTTTCTGATTTCAATTGTAATGCTGGGCTGGCTGCTATGGCCTTTTGTTTCCATCATCATCCTGGCTTCTGTTGTAACGGGAATTTTTAATCCCGTCTACAGGTTCCTAAAAGGGAAGATTGCCGATTCACTCGCGTCATTTATCACCTGTGTTTTGATATTTTTCATTCTTTTTGTTCCGATAGTGTTTTTTGTGGGTATCCTGTCAAAAGAAGCGTATGACCTGTATCTGATGGGAAAAAGCGCGGTTATCAGCGATCAGGTTAAAAACCTGCTTGAAAGCAGCGAGATCATTGAAAGGGCAAATCAGTTTTTTTCGCATTTTAAAATTGAGGTTACCGGGGAAGAGCTTAACAAAGCCCTGTCGGAAACCGGCAAAATTGTCGGCCTTTTCCTGTACAAACAGGCCAGTTCAATTGCTTCAAATATGTTTAATTTTCTGGTAAATTTCTTTTTAATGCTGCTGGTCATTTATTTTCTGCTGATAGACGGGCATAAATTGATTTCGTTTATTACGGATTTATCCCCGCTGCCTGAGAAACAGGATGAAAAACTGATTCAGAAGTTTAAGGATATGGCCGGGGCTGTCCTGATGGGAAATGGATTGGGGGGGCTGATTCAAGGGACCCTGGGGGGGATGGTGTTTGGGTTTTTCGGGTTGAATTCGCCTTTTTTATGGGGGGTGATCATGGGCCTGCTGGCGTTTCTTCCGATCGTGGGTGTCGGCGCAGTATTTTTGCCTGCATCAATTTTTCTGTTTTTGGACGGTCGAATCGGAGCCGGCATTTTTTTCATTATTTTTTATGTGATACTGTCCGGGGTAACTGAATATATTTTTAAACCGAAGCTGGTGGGGCAGCGGGTTAAGATGCACACCCTTCTGGTGTTTTTTTCCATAGTCGGCGGCTTGAAACTGTTTGGAATACTGGGTATTATATACGGCCCGCTTGTGGTAACGGGATTTTTGACGTTGACCGATATTTATAACT contains these protein-coding regions:
- a CDS encoding FAD-dependent oxidoreductase; this encodes MITPPELSEKVPLLIPQSRGFTDENKTGFWRFVRPCYENKTAPCSTACPAGEDISRIEMLASRGLFKQAWETILQENPFPAVCGRVCFHPCENSCNRKELDQAVSINRLERFLADTAFQDGSVPALTNLPPNGKSIAVIGAGPAGLSAAWFLSRLGYTCDVYEATSSPGGLLRWGIPGYRLPEGVLNNEIQRIRNQGVNIICNQPITRKFLTESKEKYDAFFIGCGHGRSLMMNIPGEDMAVDGMAFLSDIRNGSAQSVHGEVAVIGGGNSAIDVARSLIRLGARPVLIYRRRKQDMPAFDHEIEMAVKEGVQIQELLSPVHIESLRDDFVLTLQKMKISDTDTDGRARVIPAQEKSRTMRFKKIFSAIGSEVQEPWRFPPRKHDKSLLHLSHCIIHHQDLPIVYGGDLTNEVKSVTDAVASGKQAAMALDILFKDGRDVIEDKLATCRIGNSASLSMEIYLGGDRKLRTPHVVTYNEINPDYFTPSARADHPRLPIKDGIKSFEETDHTLPLPVALQEAQRCFNCGICNDCDNCRIFCPEVAVTVGKNGRSINMDYCKGCGICVEECPRNAMVIEEENL
- a CDS encoding thiamine pyrophosphate-dependent enzyme gives rise to the protein MTQLNISNTSQMCSGHVGCPGCGATIAMKLAFEAFDDKTIIIIPACCWAIVGGFFPNTALKVPIFHTAIETCGAAGSGIRAALDMKGDTETNVVAWAGDGGTFDIGFQSLSGAAERNENMIYVCYDNEAYMNTGIQRSSATPYGAWTTTTPGKDWKQSRKKNLVEAMAAHRVPYAATTNIAFPEDMIRKFKKAKEMKGGFRLLHVFSSCPTGWRVPSEKSIKVARLASQTNVFPLYEVEDGKHYTLNYEGHLPVADYLSIQGRYKHLTQDDINQIQHMVDDDWDLLARKIRM
- a CDS encoding 2-oxoacid:acceptor oxidoreductase family protein, with protein sequence MQEIRFHGRGGQGTVLASITLAKAFFKSGYYVQTFPVFGMERRGAPVEAYLRLNKKKILLRCNVYTPDHVVIQDFKLLQTLDVTKGLKPGGWILLNAPGLPDNLKPFEGFRLAFIDANQIAMKHKLGPRTQPIINTTMMGAFARTFEMPSMEVLSEAILNEIPAKAHENVEAARDGYNQVTLYGMVTGKNAAL
- the der gene encoding ribosome biogenesis GTPase Der; this encodes MKPIIAFIGRPNVGKSTLFNRITRTKDALVDNLPGVTRDRHYGNATWNEIEFTVVDTGGFISNDEDTFASQIRDQVHQAIENADAIVLVLDGKSGISPFDTDLIAMLRGVDKPVFYIVNKIDDIQHEVNLYDFYQMGIEPLYPVSAEHGYGLSDFLDIMVLSFRKSEPEDTAEMIKLAVVGKPNVGKSSLINRILGENRMLVSDIPGTTRDSINSIAETSAKAYLLIDTAGIRRKAKVEEKIEKFSVIKALRSLDECDVALIVIDAEQGITEQDINIAGYAYERGCGCIFLLNKWDLVEKDHKTAKRYQEDLRTEAKFLNFAPMITISAKTGKRVPQIFNLVDEVYRQYSFRISTGQLNRIINDAVQAHEPPIHKGRRIKFYYSSQVSIKPPAFVCFVNFPDAVHFSYKRYLINQIRAQAALENTPVHLIFRERTGRRDYEIKRLSGQSAGRTPGKNRPSKTCRPAERNGKRKKRIKR
- a CDS encoding AI-2E family transporter, yielding MKEDTSGEIILWFFLALFLISIVMLGWLLWPFVSIIILASVVTGIFNPVYRFLKGKIADSLASFITCVLIFFILFVPIVFFVGILSKEAYDLYLMGKSAVISDQVKNLLESSEIIERANQFFSHFKIEVTGEELNKALSETGKIVGLFLYKQASSIASNMFNFLVNFFLMLLVIYFLLIDGHKLISFITDLSPLPEKQDEKLIQKFKDMAGAVLMGNGLGGLIQGTLGGMVFGFFGLNSPFLWGVIMGLLAFLPIVGVGAVFLPASIFLFLDGRIGAGIFFIIFYVILSGVTEYIFKPKLVGQRVKMHTLLVFFSIVGGLKLFGILGIIYGPLVVTGFLTLTDIYNSSYRKQFENHKTKRTGAASEHDDDLNISENSG
- a CDS encoding transketolase C-terminal domain-containing protein — protein: MKQVLEGNHAVAEAVRLARVQVMSAYPITPQTHIVEALSEFCADGSMDARFICVESEHSAMAAVIGASSAGVRTFTATSAHGLALMHEMLHWASGARLPIVMAEVNRALGPGWNIWMDQSDSLAQRDTGWIQLYCEDGQEVLDTTLQAYRLAEIMNLPVMVVLDAFFLSHTYEPVDVPYQDQVDRFLPPYSPRFQLDVNNPKALNQMTPPPFYMEMRKNIQMAMEQVPARFSRVEDEFAAIFDRRYGLIEPVHCEDADIIMITTGTVTSTCREVIETLRAKGEKVGLLKLKMFRPFPAAQIRRALENVPKAAVVDRNFSFGASGIFAQEIRAALCDAPRHASIYNYITGLGGRDVTPQVLEEIYWATKNNPTPAEESVWVGLNQEFLES